The proteins below come from a single Acidobacteriota bacterium genomic window:
- a CDS encoding bifunctional nuclease family protein: MSNEQSLVEVKIGALIMDPNTNTPIVVLKGIDSETVLPIWVGAFEANAIALEIEKVVPQRPMTHDLLRNVIIECELAAASVVITDLLENTFYARIDLKDKNGDPVMIDARPSDAIALALRLDCPIFVEQKVIDLSASSTPSDTAIDDPETPTDEWPELIG; encoded by the coding sequence ATGAGTAACGAGCAAAGCCTGGTCGAAGTAAAGATCGGAGCCCTGATAATGGATCCAAACACAAACACGCCGATCGTCGTGCTCAAAGGCATCGATTCGGAGACCGTCCTGCCGATATGGGTCGGAGCGTTTGAGGCGAATGCGATCGCCCTTGAGATCGAAAAAGTGGTCCCGCAGCGTCCTATGACACACGATCTGCTAAGAAACGTCATCATCGAGTGCGAACTGGCCGCCGCTAGCGTTGTGATCACAGATCTGCTCGAAAACACATTCTACGCCCGTATTGATCTCAAGGATAAAAATGGAGATCCGGTAATGATCGACGCACGACCGTCAGATGCGATCGCATTGGCATTGCGACTTGATTGTCCAATTTTTGTTGAGCAAAAGGTGATCGATCTATCGGCGTCATCGACGCCAAGCGACACCGCGATCGACGACCCGGAAACGCCAACGGACGAATGGCCGGAGCTGATCGGATAA
- the miaB gene encoding tRNA (N6-isopentenyl adenosine(37)-C2)-methylthiotransferase MiaB — protein sequence MNVSDSERISTTLARDGFEMTSSDTDADVVIINTCSVREKAEHKLYSRIGRLRKKAAKKMPVVGVMGCVAQLEGEMLFDKIEGVDFVLGTRAVGRVSAAVKETLRTGDQVLDVGEREDEYDWTVADTHRHSPYVAFLPIIEGCNKFCTYCIVPFSRGREKSFEPSQIVRQVAELKEKGVREVHLIGQNVNSYKPDTNVGLEGFEGKSAFTKLLRAVAATGIERVKFTTSFPRDFRSDIVDAIEENENLCNWVHLPVQSGSNRVLRMMKRGHTIEKYFEKIDRLRSSHRDIALTTDIIVGFPGETEADFRESVRMVEYCGFDMAYIFKYSPRPGTPAFEMEDDVSAAEKTVRFMELERAQKAMQTRRLQRYLRTKRKVLVEGRSTRYDTGLTGHSTCHKVVNFEGSTDLLGQVVDVEITDIKTNSLFGEIRG from the coding sequence ATGAATGTCTCTGATTCAGAGCGCATTTCTACGACGCTGGCGCGTGACGGTTTTGAAATGACCTCAAGCGATACAGATGCGGACGTTGTCATCATAAATACCTGTTCCGTCCGCGAAAAAGCTGAACACAAACTCTATTCACGCATCGGCCGGCTGCGAAAGAAAGCGGCAAAGAAGATGCCGGTGGTCGGCGTGATGGGCTGCGTCGCTCAGCTAGAGGGCGAGATGCTGTTTGATAAGATCGAAGGCGTCGATTTTGTTCTTGGAACACGAGCCGTAGGGCGGGTTTCAGCCGCTGTTAAGGAGACGCTGCGGACTGGCGATCAGGTTCTAGATGTCGGCGAACGCGAGGACGAATACGACTGGACCGTTGCGGATACGCACCGCCATTCACCCTACGTCGCATTTTTGCCGATCATCGAAGGCTGTAATAAGTTTTGTACTTATTGTATCGTTCCTTTTTCACGCGGGCGTGAAAAGAGTTTTGAGCCGTCGCAGATCGTTCGCCAGGTAGCCGAACTGAAAGAAAAAGGCGTTAGGGAAGTTCACCTAATTGGTCAAAACGTAAATAGTTACAAGCCAGATACTAATGTAGGGCTTGAGGGGTTTGAAGGGAAGTCGGCCTTCACAAAATTGTTGCGAGCTGTCGCGGCGACTGGAATCGAGAGGGTAAAGTTCACGACCTCATTTCCCCGCGATTTTCGCTCGGATATCGTTGACGCTATCGAAGAGAACGAAAATCTCTGCAACTGGGTCCATTTGCCGGTCCAATCCGGCAGCAACCGCGTGCTGAGAATGATGAAACGCGGCCATACGATCGAAAAGTATTTTGAAAAGATCGATCGTTTGCGGTCTTCGCACCGTGATATTGCTCTCACGACCGATATTATCGTGGGATTTCCGGGAGAAACTGAGGCTGATTTCCGTGAGAGCGTGAGAATGGTAGAATATTGCGGGTTCGACATGGCGTATATTTTCAAATACTCGCCGCGTCCTGGAACGCCGGCATTCGAGATGGAAGACGACGTTTCGGCGGCTGAGAAAACGGTTCGCTTTATGGAGCTTGAACGGGCTCAAAAAGCCATGCAAACTAGGCGTTTACAGCGATATTTACGAACAAAACGTAAAGTGTTAGTTGAAGGCAGATCGACTCGGTATGATACGGGCTTGACGGGACATTCGACGTGTCACAAGGTAGTTAACTTTGAAGGTTCAACCGATCTGTTGGGTCAGGTCGTCGATGTTGAGATCACTGATATCAAGACGAATTCGCTGTTTGGAGAGATCCGAGGATAA